A part of Carcharodon carcharias isolate sCarCar2 chromosome 6, sCarCar2.pri, whole genome shotgun sequence genomic DNA contains:
- the ndufaf6 gene encoding NADH dehydrogenase (ubiquinone) complex I, assembly factor 6 isoform X2, translating into MAVRKHKLTKRWFLRIIDEREKNLNENVYRNIQELESYAENAQSSFIYLVLEVLGVKDIHADHAASHIGKAQGIVTCLRATPYHCMRRKVYLPLDICLLHGVSQEDFIRGNRKKNVRDVVFDVASQAHVHLEHARSFCKNVPSKACPAFLQTVVLDDYLDRIRKADFDLFHPSLQKRNTMLPFYLYIRSWRKIY; encoded by the exons GCAGTAAGAAAGCACAAGCTGACGAAACGATGGTTTCTGAGAATTATTGATGAACGG GAGAAGAATTTGAATGAGAACGTCTATAGAAATATCCAGGAGTTAGAATCTTATGCAGAGAACGCTCAGTCATCATTCATCTACCTCGTATTAGAAGTATTAG GTGTAAAGGATATCCACGCGGATCATGCAGCCAGTCATATTGGGAAAGCTCAAGGAATAGTGACATGCCTACGTGCAACTCCTTATCATTGTATGAGACGAAAAGTTTACCTTCCACTGGACATCTGTTTACTG CATGGCGTATCGCAAGAAGATTTTATTCGAGGAAATCGCAAAAAAAATGTGAGGGATGTGGTATTTGATGTAGCAAGTCAGGCGCATGTTCACCTTGAACAT gCCAGATCATTCTGTAAAAATGTCCCTTCAAAGGCCTGCCCAGCTTTTTTGCAAACG GTTGTTCTTGATGACTATTTGGACAGAATTCGTAAAGCGGATTTTGATTTGTTTCATCCTAGTCTGCAGAAGAGAAATACAATGCTTCCTTTCTACTTGTATATACGTTCTTGGAGGAAAATCTACTAA